A window of Geothrix edaphica genomic DNA:
GCGCCAGGTCCTGGTCGCGGGCGAGGAAGTCCACCTGACCCCGCTCGAATACCGGCTCTTCACCACCCTCATCCGACACGCGGGGAAGGTGGTCACCCACCGGCAGCTCCTGAAGGAGGTCTGGGGCGGTGTCGCCGGGGCCCAGCCGCTCTACCTCCGGGTCTACATGGCCCAGCTCAGGCACAAGCTCGAGGAGGACCCCTCCCGCCCCCGGTACCTGCAGACGGAACCCGGTGTGGGCTATCGGCTGAAGACCGAAGACTAGGGCCCGCCTCCCGACAGGCGCCCCGGGCAATCCGACGCGAGACATCGATCCGGATTCACAGGATCATGGTTCCAATGGACAGCCTGATGAACCACCCAGACCAGACCCCAGAGCCCTCCGACCCCGAAGCAGGCCGCCCCGAAGGAGGGGTCCAGGAACCGATCGGAGAGCCGAGCCCAGGGCAGGAGCCGGATCCCGTGCCCACGAGCCACTCCTCCTTCAACCAGGCAAGAGAGCTGCTTGACATGATCAAGTTCGAGCACACGGTCTTCGCCCTGCCCTTCGCTTTCCTGGGAGCGCTGGGAGCGGCCCAGGGGATCCCGCCCCTGCGGACCATCCTCTGGATCCTGGCGGCCATGGTGGGCGCTCGGACCGCGGCCATGACCTTCAACCGCCTGGTGGACACGGATATCGACGCCGAGAATCCCCGCACGGCAGGCCGGGCCCTGCCCGCTGGCCGGGTCTCCCGGGCCGGGGCCATGGCCCTGATGGGAGCCGGCATCGTGCTCTTCGGGGTGGCCGCGGGCGCCCTGGGGCCGCTGACCTGGGCCCTGTCCCCGCTGGCCCTCGTCATCATCCTGGGCTATTCGCTCTGCAAGCGCTTCACCTCCTGGGCCCACCTCGCGCTGGGCCTGGCCCTCTCGGGCGCCCCCCTGG
This region includes:
- a CDS encoding UbiA-like polyprenyltransferase, which gives rise to MPTSHSSFNQARELLDMIKFEHTVFALPFAFLGALGAAQGIPPLRTILWILAAMVGARTAAMTFNRLVDTDIDAENPRTAGRALPAGRVSRAGAMALMGAGIVLFGVAAGALGPLTWALSPLALVIILGYSLCKRFTSWAHLALGLALSGAPLGAWIAVAGRIEPPALWLSGGVLAWTAGFDILYALQDQDYDRSKGLHSVPARLGTSGALALSRAFHLLALAAWAMFNLLMGSHVVSWAGWATVATMLAREQWLVRGGDLSRIDQAFFTLNSLVGLVFFLGHALEWWLSRSLLMPI